The Eleutherodactylus coqui strain aEleCoq1 chromosome 13, aEleCoq1.hap1, whole genome shotgun sequence genome includes a window with the following:
- the LOC136587295 gene encoding uncharacterized protein, with product MGTLVSRVQGLCGRRHLKKASILILGPHGSGKTTILYRLKLNENVNPVPTPNYNVETLDIFEDLLLHVWDVSLGAKGLPLIRHFMEGRQGFFFVVDSKDTETFIEAREDLRYHCTHSDTDDLPFIVLANKQDLDGACRPSELVHHLRLDEIPGIPARKWDVCGCSGITGEGLHEALEKLCNMIKETEEMRRR from the coding sequence ATGGGCACCCTGGTGAGCAGGGTACAGGGACTGTGTGGAAGGAGGCACCTAAAGAAAGCTTCTATTCTAATCCTTGGACCTCATGGAAGTGGCAAaaccacaatactgtacagacTGAAGCTGAACGAAAATGTGAATCCCGTACCAACGCCTAATTACAATGTAGAGACCTTGGACATCTTTGAGGACCTCTTACTTCACGTATGGGACGTTAGTTTAGGAGCCAAGGGACTACCCTTAATACGCCATTTTATGGAGGGACGCCAAGGCTTTTTCTTTGTAGTAGACAGTAAGGACACTGAGACATTTATCGAAGCTCGGGAGGATCTGCGCTATCATTGTACACATTCGGACACAGATGACTTGCCATTTATTGTACTGGCCAACAAGCAGGATCTAGATGGGGCTTGTAGGCCTTCCGAACTTGTGCATCATCTTAGACTTGACGAAATTCCCGGAATTCCTGCCAGGAAGTGGGATGTGTGTGGCTGCTCTGGCATTACCGGAGAAGGTCTTCATGAAGCTCTGGAGAAATTATGTAACATGATAAAGGAAACTGAAGAGATGAGGAGGAGATAA
- the LOC136587891 gene encoding uncharacterized protein — translation MGLLLSTLHNTLMRFTGYEARILMLGLDAAGKTTILYRLKLQETVTTVPTIGFNVETVQPIRNVTFTVWDVGGQDRIRALWKYYYQNTDGLIFVVDSADPERFREASSELSAILETDEMRGVPFVVMANKQDLPGARRPGELSEELELRKMKGRRWHVQGCCATTGDGLVEGLEILTDLVKEFKK, via the coding sequence ATGGGTCTTCTCCTGAGTACTCTCCACAATACCCTAATGAGGTTCACTGGATATGAAGCACGCATACTCATGTTGGGTCTGGATGCTGCCGGGAAGACAACTATCCTGTACAGGCTAAAGCTACAGGAGACGGTCACTACAGTCCCCACCATAGGATTCAATGTAGAGACTGTACAACCCATCCGTAACGTCACCTTCACCGTGTGGGATGTAGGAGGTCAGGACAGGATCAGAGCCCTGTGGAAATATTACTATCAAAACACAGATGGGCTCATATTTGTGGTGGACAGTGCCGACCCTGAGAGATTTCGGGAGGCCAGCTCGGAGCTCAGCGCCATCCTGGAGACTGATGAAATGAGAGGAGTCCCTTTCGTGGTGATGGCTAATAAGCAAGATCTTCCAGGTGCCAGGCGACCAGGAGAACTATCCGAAGAGCTGGAGCTCAGGAAAATGAAAGGGCGCCGGTGGCATGTCCAGGGATGTTGTGCCACCACTGGGGATGGACTTGTCGAGGGGCTGGAGATACTTACTGACTTGGTGAAAGAATTCAAGAAGTGA
- the LOC136587569 gene encoding uncharacterized protein, whose amino-acid sequence MGTLVSRVQGLCGRRHLKKASILILGPHGSGKTTILYRLKLNENVKPVPTPTYNVETLDMFEDLLLHVWDVSLGAKGLPLIRHFMEGRQGFFFVVDSKDTETFIEAREDLRYHCTYSDTDDLPFIVLANKQDLDGACRPSELLHHLRLDEIPGIPARRWDVCGCSGITGEGLHEALEKLCNMIKETEEMRRR is encoded by the coding sequence ATGGGCACCCTGGTGAGCAGGGTACAGGGACTGTGTGGAAGGAGGCACCTAAAGAAAGCTTCTATTCTAATCCTTGGACCTCATGGAAGTGGCAAaaccacaatactgtacagacTGAAGCTGAACGAAAATGTGAAACCCGTACCAACACCTACTTACAATGTAGAGACCTTGGACATGTTTGAGGACCTCTTACTTCATGTATGGGACGTTAGTTTAGGAGCCAAGGGGCTACCCTTAATACGCCATTTTATGGAGGGACGCCAAGGCTTTTTCTTTGTAGTAGACAGCAAGGACACTGAGACATTTATCGAAGCTCGGGAGGATCTGCGCTATCATTGTACATATTCGGACACAGATGACTTGCCATTTATTGTACTGGCCAACAAGCAGGATCTAGATGGGGCTTGTAGGCCTTCTGAACTTTTGCATCATCTTAGACTTGACGAAATTCCTGGAATTCCTGCCAGGAGGTGGGACGTGTGTGGCTGCTCTGGCATTACCGGAGAAGGTCTTCATGAAGCTCTGGAGAAATTATGTAACATGATAAAGGAAACTGAAGAGATGAGGAGGAGATAA
- the LOC136588646 gene encoding uncharacterized protein encodes MGLLLSTLHNTLMRFTGYEARILMLGLDAAGKTTILYRLKLQETVTTVPTIGFNVETVQPIRNVTFTVWDVGGQDRIRALWKYYYRNTDGLIFVVDSADPERFREASSELSAILETDEMRGVPFVVMANKQDLPGARRPGELSEELELRKIKGRRWHVQGCCATTGDGLVEGLEILTDLVKEFKK; translated from the coding sequence ATGGGTCTTCTCCTGAGCACCCTCCACAATACCCTAATGAGGTTCACTGGATATGAAGCACGAATACTCATGTTGGGTCTGGATGCTGCCGGGAAAACAACTATCCTGTACAGGCTAAAGCTACAGGAGACGGTCACTACAGTCCCCACCATAGGATTCAATGTAGAGACTGTACAACCCATCCGTAACGTCACCTTCACCGTGTGGGATGTAGGAGGTCAGGACAGGATCAGAGCCCTGTGGAAATATTACTATCGAAACACAGATGGGCTCATATTTGTGGTGGACAGTGCCGACCCTGAGAGATTTCGGGAGGCCAGCTCGGAGCTCAGCGCCATCCTGGAGACTGATGAAATGAGAGGAGTCCCTTTCGTGGTGATGGCCAATAAGCAAGATCTTCCAGGTGCCAGGCGACCAGGAGAACTGTCTGAAGAGCTGGAGCTGAGGAAGATAAAAGGGCGGCGGTGGCATGTCCAGGGATGTTGTGCCACCACTGGTGATGGACTTGTCGAGGGGCTGGAGATACTTACTGACTTGGTGAAAGAATTCAAGAAGTGA
- the LOC136587715 gene encoding uncharacterized protein — protein sequence MGGLLSSLYQTLMNFSGTKARILLLGLDAAGKTTLLYKLKLNETVCTIPTIGFNVETVEPIRNVTFTVWDVGGQDKIRTLWKHYFINTDGLVFVVDSADPERFVEARTELSAILENDEMRGVPFVVMANKQDLPGARRPMELAEVLGLMKVKGQQWHVQGCCAATGDGLVEGLEVLTNLVKQFQKNSSA from the coding sequence ATGGGTGGTCTTCTGAGCAGCCTCTACCAGACCCTTATGAACTTCTCCGGAACCAAGGCTCGGATCCTGCTTTTGGGTCTTGATGCTGCTGGAAAGACAACTTTGCTATATAAGCTGAAGCTGAATGAGACAGTCTGCACAATCCCCACCATCGGATTCAATGTAGAGACTGTGGAACCCATCCGTAACGTCACCTTCACCGTGTGGGACGTGGGAGGTCAGGACAAGATCAGAACCCTGTGGAAGCATTACTTTATAAACACAGAcgggcttgtttttgtggtggACAGTGCCGACCCTGAGAGATTTGTGGAGGCCAGGACGGAGCTCAGCGCTATCCTGGAAAACGATGAAATGAGAGGAGTCCCCTTCGTGGTGATGGCCAATAAGCAAGATCTTCCAGGTGCCAGGAGGCCCATGGAGCTAGCAGAGGTATTGGGACTGATGAAGGTGAAAGGACAGCAGTGGCATGTCCAGGGCTGTTGTGCTGCCACTGGGGATGGACTTGTGGAGGGGCTGGAGGTCCTCACCAATTTGGTAAAACAGTTTCAAAAGAACAGTTCTGCTTGA